The Streptomyces seoulensis genome contains a region encoding:
- a CDS encoding HSP90 family protein produces MTLPDTSMAPAGADRTFQVDLRGLVDLLSHHLYSSPRVYLRELLQNAVDALTARYAHEPAASQGDFGIRLYADGSFVRVEDDGVGLTAADVHTFLATIGRSSKRADRIAEQRGDFIGQFGIGLLSCFLVADEIHVLSRSARTPGAPAVEWRGRGDGSYTVRTLPASARPRPGTTVTLTPRADAAEWTAPAQVRSLARHFGSLLRHPVTFDDGSSGPAPVNPEPAPWTRTHPTPGARSRALAAYGEEILGFTPLDTIELDLPAVGLRGIACVLPDTVPAGRRHGHRVHVKGMLLSEQAEEILPEWAFFVRCVVDAESLRPTASREALYEDDTLAAVRDALAERLRAWLAKTAASDPDLLGRFLQVHHLAVKSLAVHDDEILRMLLPWLPFETTDGHATLDEFARAHRSVLVTSSVEEFRQVAAIASAAGLGVVNGGYTYDRELVHRLPEIRTEVTVADLDPATLTAHLDTVERETELAAAAFLALARDALAVFDCDVALRTFQPASAPALLVDSREARHERTRSQLAREQEGGLWGDILGHLRQEAPRAQLILNQLNPLVRTAVTIDEPELARTSAEALYGQAAMLSRRPLRPAESSLINRSFLDLLAHALRKDS; encoded by the coding sequence ATGACTCTGCCCGACACCTCCATGGCTCCGGCCGGCGCCGACCGCACCTTCCAGGTGGACCTGCGCGGCCTCGTCGACCTCCTCTCCCATCACCTCTACTCCAGCCCCCGCGTCTACCTGCGGGAACTCCTGCAGAACGCGGTGGACGCCCTGACCGCCCGGTACGCACATGAACCCGCCGCTTCCCAGGGCGACTTCGGCATCCGGCTGTACGCCGACGGCTCCTTCGTACGCGTCGAGGACGACGGTGTCGGTCTCACCGCGGCCGATGTGCACACCTTCCTCGCCACGATCGGCCGCAGCAGCAAGCGCGCGGACCGCATAGCCGAGCAGCGCGGCGACTTCATCGGCCAGTTCGGCATCGGTCTGCTCTCCTGCTTCCTGGTCGCGGACGAGATCCACGTGCTGAGCCGGTCCGCCCGCACCCCCGGCGCCCCCGCCGTGGAGTGGCGGGGCCGGGGCGACGGCAGCTACACCGTCCGCACCCTGCCTGCCTCCGCCCGTCCCCGCCCCGGCACCACCGTCACGCTGACCCCGCGTGCCGACGCGGCCGAGTGGACCGCCCCGGCCCAAGTGCGCTCACTGGCCCGCCACTTCGGCTCTCTGTTGCGCCACCCGGTGACCTTCGACGACGGCAGTTCCGGCCCGGCGCCCGTGAACCCCGAGCCCGCGCCCTGGACCCGTACCCACCCCACGCCCGGGGCCCGGTCCCGGGCGCTGGCCGCGTACGGCGAGGAGATCCTCGGGTTCACCCCGCTGGACACCATCGAGCTGGACCTGCCGGCCGTCGGACTGAGGGGCATCGCGTGCGTCCTGCCGGACACGGTTCCCGCCGGGCGCCGTCACGGCCACCGCGTACACGTCAAGGGCATGCTGCTGTCCGAGCAGGCCGAGGAGATCCTGCCCGAGTGGGCGTTCTTCGTCCGCTGCGTGGTCGACGCCGAGAGCCTGCGCCCGACGGCGTCCCGCGAGGCGCTGTACGAGGACGACACCCTCGCCGCCGTCCGTGACGCCCTCGCCGAGCGGCTGCGCGCATGGCTCGCGAAGACCGCCGCCAGCGACCCCGACCTGCTCGGCCGCTTCCTCCAGGTCCACCACCTGGCGGTGAAGTCGCTCGCGGTGCACGACGACGAGATCCTGCGGATGCTGCTGCCCTGGCTGCCGTTCGAGACCACCGACGGGCACGCCACCCTGGACGAATTCGCGCGCGCCCACCGCAGCGTGCTCGTCACCTCCAGCGTGGAGGAGTTCCGGCAGGTCGCCGCGATCGCCTCGGCCGCCGGGCTCGGCGTTGTCAACGGCGGCTACACCTACGACCGCGAACTGGTTCACCGGCTGCCCGAGATCAGGACCGAGGTCACGGTGGCCGACCTCGATCCGGCCACGCTCACCGCCCACCTGGACACCGTCGAACGTGAGACGGAGCTGGCCGCCGCGGCCTTCCTCGCCCTGGCCCGCGACGCCCTCGCCGTCTTCGACTGCGACGTGGCGCTGCGCACCTTCCAGCCCGCCTCCGCCCCCGCCCTATTGGTGGACAGCCGGGAGGCACGGCACGAGCGCACCCGCTCCCAACTCGCCCGAGAGCAGGAGGGCGGCCTGTGGGGCGACATCCTCGGCCACCTGCGCCAGGAGGCCCCGCGCGCCCAGCTCATCCTCAACCAGCTCAACCCGCTGGTCCGCACCGCCGTCACCATCGACGAACCCGAACTCGCCCGCACCAGCGCCGAAGCCCTCTACGGGCAGGCGGCGATGCTGTCCCGGCGGCCGCTCAGGCCGGCCGAGTCGAGCCTGATCAACCGCTCCTTCCTCGACCTTCTCGCCCACGCCCTGCGCAAGGACAGCTGA
- a CDS encoding ABC transporter permease: MSTLTESAETAPGYRASRTLPVRVELVRQLGRRRTLVMGAILAALPLVLLAAFAVGGDPAGRGRRISLMDTATASGANFAAVSLFVSAGFLLVIPVALFCGDTVASEAGWSSLRYLLAAPVPRARLLWSKLVVALGMSLAAMILLPVVALAVGTAAYGWGPLLVPTGGAVEAGTAVGRLAVVVLYLFVSQLVTAGLAFWLSTRTDAPLGAVGGAVGLTIVGNVLDAVTALGHWRDFLPAHWQFAWADLLQPHAEWAGMAQGASVSVTYALVLFALAFRAFTRKDIVS; encoded by the coding sequence GTGAGCACGCTCACCGAGAGCGCGGAGACGGCTCCCGGCTACCGCGCCTCCCGCACCCTGCCCGTACGCGTGGAACTCGTCCGCCAGCTCGGGCGGCGCCGCACCCTCGTCATGGGCGCGATCCTGGCCGCGCTGCCGCTGGTCCTGCTGGCCGCGTTCGCGGTCGGCGGGGACCCGGCCGGACGGGGGCGCCGGATCAGCCTGATGGACACGGCCACCGCGTCCGGCGCCAACTTCGCCGCCGTCAGCCTGTTCGTCTCGGCGGGCTTCCTGCTGGTGATCCCGGTCGCCCTGTTCTGCGGGGACACCGTCGCCTCCGAGGCCGGCTGGTCCTCGCTGCGCTATCTGCTGGCGGCGCCGGTGCCGAGGGCCCGGCTGCTGTGGTCCAAGCTGGTCGTTGCGCTGGGGATGAGCCTGGCCGCGATGATCCTGCTGCCCGTGGTGGCGCTGGCGGTGGGGACGGCCGCGTACGGCTGGGGTCCGCTGCTCGTCCCGACCGGCGGGGCGGTGGAGGCGGGGACGGCGGTGGGACGGCTGGCCGTGGTGGTGCTGTACCTCTTCGTCTCGCAACTGGTCACCGCGGGGCTCGCGTTCTGGCTCTCCACCCGTACGGACGCCCCGCTCGGCGCGGTGGGCGGGGCGGTCGGGCTGACCATCGTCGGCAACGTCCTGGACGCGGTGACGGCCCTCGGCCACTGGCGGGACTTCCTCCCCGCGCACTGGCAGTTCGCCTGGGCGGACCTCCTCCAGCCGCACGCGGAGTGGGCCGGCATGGCCCAGGGCGCCTCGGTCTCGGTCACCTACGCCCTGGTCCTGTTCGCCCTGGCCTTCCGCGCCTTCACCCGCAAGGACATCGTGTCCTAG
- the chpD gene encoding chaplin ChpD — protein MKKSAAVIAGAILALGGAAPAFADAGAEGAAVGSPGVLSGNVIQVPIHIPVNVCGNSIDVIGLLNPAFGNACVND, from the coding sequence ATGAAGAAGAGCGCTGCTGTCATCGCCGGCGCCATCCTGGCTCTGGGTGGGGCGGCTCCCGCCTTCGCCGACGCCGGTGCCGAGGGTGCCGCGGTCGGTTCGCCGGGTGTGCTGTCCGGCAACGTGATCCAGGTCCCGATCCACATCCCGGTCAACGTCTGTGGCAACTCCATCGACGTGATCGGCCTGCTCAACCCGGCGTTCGGCAACGCCTGCGTCAACGACTGA
- a CDS encoding rodlin, which yields MLKKAMAAAAVAASFVGVSAAAAPQALAIGNDTGTTSFSGNGATEAFGNNVTNGDLSPQATLVQSSLNKLCVGLPVKANVQSVLALVNVGVQDIPVLSSPQNQQCAENSTQAKNDEPLSHVLDDISVLAGNGVAND from the coding sequence ATGCTGAAGAAGGCAATGGCCGCGGCGGCGGTCGCCGCGTCCTTCGTGGGCGTGTCGGCGGCGGCGGCCCCTCAGGCGCTTGCCATCGGCAACGACACGGGCACCACGTCGTTCAGCGGCAACGGCGCCACGGAGGCGTTCGGCAACAACGTGACCAACGGCGACCTCAGCCCGCAGGCCACGCTGGTGCAGAGCTCGCTGAACAAGCTCTGCGTCGGCCTGCCGGTCAAGGCGAACGTCCAGTCGGTGCTGGCCCTGGTCAACGTCGGTGTCCAGGACATCCCCGTCCTGTCCTCCCCGCAGAACCAGCAGTGCGCCGAGAACTCCACCCAGGCGAAGAACGACGAGCCGCTCTCGCACGTGCTCGACGACATCTCCGTCCTCGCGGGCAACGGCGTCGCGAACGACTGA
- a CDS encoding rodlin produces the protein MKKLWATAAVAASVAGLAGAAAPQALAIGDDHGTTSFSGNGASQSFGNSATYGNMSPQLALVQGSLNKPCIGLPAKLNAQSLVALVNVGIQDIPVLSSPQNQQCVENSTQAKGDEPLSHILDDISALSGNGAGNG, from the coding sequence ATGAAGAAGCTGTGGGCAACCGCGGCCGTCGCCGCCTCCGTCGCCGGTCTCGCGGGCGCGGCCGCCCCGCAGGCCCTGGCCATCGGTGACGACCACGGCACCACGTCGTTCAGCGGCAACGGCGCCTCGCAGTCGTTCGGCAACTCGGCCACCTACGGGAACATGAGCCCGCAGCTCGCCCTGGTCCAGGGTTCGCTGAACAAGCCCTGCATCGGCCTGCCGGCGAAGCTCAACGCCCAGTCCCTGGTGGCCCTGGTCAACGTCGGCATCCAGGACATCCCCGTCCTGTCCTCGCCGCAGAACCAGCAGTGCGTCGAGAACTCGACCCAGGCCAAGGGCGACGAGCCGCTGTCGCACATCCTGGACGACATCTCCGCGCTGTCCGGCAACGGTGCCGGCAACGGCTGA
- a CDS encoding APC family permease, translated as MTDTLRPAEPATAAETGDGRQKLKRSIGVVGGTLLTLSCVTPASTLFVVVPDLFGTLGTATALTIAIGSLLCIAVAFCYAELGTLIPSAGGEYAMVSTLAGRLAGWLVFVLSLLVVVIVPPVIAMGTADYLAPLVHLDPALTGAAVMLLATLAGLLDLRANAWITGVFLVLEVIAAAVVAVLGFSHAHRGPGSLVSMEVAGAHGTDPVTAALIVSGLAIALFVTQGFSTAVYLSEELEHPRRDVARTVLATLAISTVIILVPVAAITLGATDLAELTGGDLSAMVTAWSDTAVGTFVSLCVALAIVNAGIVMVIQNSRVLFASARDKAWPAPVNGLLSRLGRFGSPWVATLVVGVPGALLCFVDLDTLYGVTGVSVTAMYLLVAIAALLGRRDTHRHTAAWRMPLWPAVPVLLIAVLGYVLVQQDPAYLLWTGGITAVATLYWALYLRPRRDTHWLVSLPEDTRA; from the coding sequence ATGACCGACACGCTCCGTCCCGCCGAGCCCGCCACCGCCGCAGAGACCGGCGACGGGAGGCAGAAGCTCAAGCGTTCCATCGGCGTCGTCGGCGGCACCCTGCTGACCCTCTCCTGCGTGACGCCGGCCTCCACCCTCTTCGTGGTCGTCCCCGACCTCTTCGGCACCCTCGGCACCGCGACCGCCCTCACCATCGCCATCGGCTCCCTGCTCTGTATCGCCGTGGCCTTCTGCTACGCCGAGCTGGGCACCCTCATCCCGAGCGCGGGCGGCGAGTACGCCATGGTCTCCACCCTCGCCGGACGCCTCGCGGGCTGGCTGGTCTTCGTGCTGTCACTGCTGGTCGTCGTGATCGTGCCGCCCGTCATCGCCATGGGCACCGCCGACTACCTCGCCCCCCTCGTCCACCTGGACCCCGCGCTCACCGGCGCCGCCGTCATGCTGCTCGCCACCCTCGCCGGACTGCTCGACCTGCGCGCCAACGCCTGGATCACCGGCGTCTTCCTGGTCCTGGAGGTGATCGCGGCGGCCGTCGTCGCCGTGCTCGGCTTCTCCCACGCCCACCGGGGCCCCGGCAGTCTGGTCTCCATGGAGGTGGCCGGAGCCCACGGCACCGACCCTGTCACCGCCGCGCTGATCGTCTCCGGCCTCGCCATCGCCCTCTTCGTCACCCAGGGCTTCTCGACCGCCGTCTACCTCTCCGAGGAACTGGAGCACCCCCGCCGCGACGTGGCCCGTACCGTGCTCGCCACCCTCGCCATCTCCACCGTGATCATCCTGGTGCCGGTCGCCGCCATCACCCTGGGCGCCACCGACCTGGCCGAGCTGACCGGCGGCGACCTCAGTGCCATGGTCACCGCCTGGTCCGACACGGCCGTCGGCACCTTCGTCAGCCTCTGCGTCGCCCTCGCCATCGTCAACGCGGGCATCGTGATGGTCATCCAGAACTCCCGCGTCCTGTTCGCCTCCGCCCGCGACAAGGCATGGCCCGCCCCGGTCAACGGCCTGCTGTCCCGGCTCGGCCGCTTCGGCTCGCCCTGGGTCGCCACCCTCGTCGTCGGCGTCCCCGGCGCGCTGCTCTGCTTCGTCGACCTGGACACCCTCTACGGCGTCACCGGGGTCTCCGTCACCGCCATGTACCTGCTCGTCGCCATCGCCGCCCTGCTGGGCCGCCGCGACACCCACCGGCACACCGCCGCCTGGCGGATGCCGCTGTGGCCGGCCGTGCCCGTCCTGCTCATCGCCGTCCTCGGCTACGTCCTCGTCCAGCAGGACCCCGCCTACCTGCTGTGGACCGGCGGCATCACCGCCGTCGCCACCCTCTACTGGGCCCTGTACCTGCGGCCCCGCCGCGACACCCACTGGCTGGTCTCGCTCCCCGAGGACACCCGGGCCTGA
- a CDS encoding chaplin family protein, with protein sequence MRQTLSKGMVVAAAATGVLSLYVSQALADTGAHGAAQGSPGVLSGNTAHLPVHVPVNICGNTVDVAAALNPALGNACVDAAISKAPTKAPHASYGDDEPSAPTTTPPAYGSEVETTPPASYGKDEETTPPPSYGHDEPSAPETTAPASYGDDEETTPPPSYGSDDETTPPPSYGDDEETTPPPSYGHDDETTPPPSYGDDETTPPPYGGEETTPPPYGGEETTPPPTGHSTPPPYGGEETTPPPGGHSTPPPYGGEETTPPPGGHTTPPPGGHTTPPPGGHTTPPPGGHTTPPPGGHTTPPTLPHTGGDSRAMWATSAASAVLIAGGVLLYRRGRTTSRHR encoded by the coding sequence TTGCGACAGACCCTGAGCAAGGGCATGGTCGTGGCCGCCGCCGCGACGGGTGTGCTGTCCTTGTACGTCAGTCAGGCGCTCGCCGATACGGGAGCGCACGGAGCCGCACAGGGCTCTCCCGGCGTGCTGTCCGGCAACACCGCCCACCTGCCGGTGCACGTCCCGGTCAACATCTGCGGGAACACCGTCGACGTGGCGGCCGCGCTCAACCCCGCCCTCGGCAACGCCTGCGTCGACGCGGCGATCTCGAAGGCGCCGACCAAGGCCCCGCACGCCTCCTACGGTGACGACGAGCCGAGCGCGCCGACGACGACGCCGCCCGCGTACGGCTCCGAGGTGGAGACCACACCGCCCGCGTCGTACGGGAAGGACGAGGAAACCACTCCTCCGCCGTCCTACGGCCACGACGAGCCGAGCGCCCCGGAGACGACCGCGCCCGCCTCGTACGGGGACGACGAGGAGACGACGCCGCCTCCGTCGTACGGGAGCGACGACGAGACGACGCCGCCTCCGTCGTACGGCGACGACGAGGAGACGACGCCCCCGCCGTCGTACGGACACGACGACGAGACCACGCCGCCTCCGTCGTACGGCGACGACGAGACGACGCCCCCGCCCTACGGGGGTGAGGAGACCACGCCTCCGCCCTACGGAGGTGAGGAGACCACGCCTCCGCCGACCGGGCACAGCACCCCTCCGCCCTACGGGGGCGAGGAGACCACGCCTCCTCCGGGCGGGCACAGCACGCCTCCGCCCTATGGCGGCGAGGAGACCACTCCTCCTCCGGGTGGCCACACCACGCCTCCGCCCGGAGGTCACACGACACCACCTCCCGGCGGGCACACCACGCCCCCTCCGGGAGGTCACACCACACCGCCTCCTGGCGGACACACCACGCCGCCCACCCTTCCGCACACCGGTGGTGACTCGCGGGCGATGTGGGCCACTTCGGCCGCCAGCGCCGTGCTGATCGCCGGTGGAGTCCTGCTGTACCGCCGCGGCCGGACCACGTCCCGCCACCGGTGA
- a CDS encoding alpha/beta fold hydrolase, which produces MDLRVPRPLTRPRRAAAALGAAVLLALTGVWPAAAADTPRAHRGDRVLTMADGTRVDTSYFTSGGGGRRPAVLLAHGFGGSKDDLRAQAEDLAGHGYAVLTFSARGFGHSGGKIGLNDPAHEVTDVSRLIDWLATRPEVRLDKPGDPRVGIAGGSYGGAISLLAAGHDPRVDAIAPAVTYWDLSDALFPNGVFKKLWTGVFFNSGGGCAQFEPALCRMYQRVAQSGVPDADARALLQRRSPSAVADRIKVPTLLFQGQTDSLFTLAQSDAAERAIRANGAPVEVDWIAGGHDGGDLETDRVQGRMRNWFDHYLKGETATGTGPAFRITRTGGVDSTDGSTRSRGATAETYPGLRGDPRTIPLGGREQRVTNPAGASPPSVSALPGLGGLGGLAQLSALGTGVSLDFPGQYAKFDARPQRTALRVTGSPTARVHVKATTDDAVLFAKLYDVGPSGSQVLPGQLVTPLRITGARSGKDVTVTLPPIDHEVQQGHRLRLVLASTDLGYASPTTPATYTVSLKGPLSVPTAPAVTTAATPLPAWVWWLPLAGAAAALALLLTARRRTTAPAPDPELAEVPLVITDLSKRYARSADRYAVRDLSFRVEKGQVLGLLGPNGAGKTTTLRMLMGLIRPDGGEIRVFGHAIRPGAPVLSRVGAFVEGAGFLPHLTGRENLELYWRATGRPPEDAHLDEALKIAGLGDALARAVRTYSQGMRQRLAIAQAMLGLPDLLILDEPTNGLDPPQIREMREVLIRYAAAGRTVIVSSHLLAEVEQSCTHLVVMDRGRLVEAGPVRDIVGSGDTLLVGTGTPVAEPVVEKVAALPGVASAVRAEDGLLIRLGPGGSAGELVVDLVRLEVPVVSVGPHRRLEDAFLTLIGGSA; this is translated from the coding sequence ATGGATCTCCGAGTGCCCCGGCCGCTGACAAGGCCCCGGCGGGCGGCCGCCGCGCTGGGGGCCGCCGTGCTGCTGGCCCTCACCGGCGTCTGGCCGGCGGCCGCCGCCGACACCCCCCGCGCCCACCGCGGCGACCGGGTCCTGACCATGGCCGACGGCACCCGGGTGGACACCTCCTACTTCACCTCCGGGGGCGGCGGACGCCGGCCCGCCGTGCTGCTCGCCCACGGCTTCGGCGGCAGCAAGGACGACCTGCGCGCCCAGGCGGAGGACCTCGCCGGTCACGGATACGCCGTACTCACCTTCTCGGCACGGGGGTTCGGGCACTCGGGCGGCAAGATCGGGCTCAACGACCCGGCGCACGAGGTCACCGACGTCTCCCGGCTCATCGACTGGCTGGCCACCCGGCCCGAGGTCCGCCTCGACAAGCCCGGCGACCCGCGCGTGGGCATCGCGGGCGGCTCGTACGGCGGGGCGATCTCCCTGCTGGCGGCCGGACACGACCCGCGCGTGGACGCCATCGCGCCCGCCGTCACCTACTGGGACCTCTCCGACGCCCTGTTCCCGAACGGCGTGTTCAAGAAGCTGTGGACCGGCGTCTTCTTCAACTCCGGCGGCGGCTGCGCCCAGTTCGAGCCCGCGCTGTGCCGGATGTACCAGCGCGTCGCCCAGTCCGGCGTCCCCGACGCCGACGCCCGCGCCCTCCTCCAGCGGCGCTCACCCTCCGCCGTGGCCGACCGGATCAAGGTCCCCACCCTGCTCTTCCAGGGCCAGACCGACTCCCTGTTCACCCTCGCCCAGTCCGACGCCGCCGAGCGCGCGATCAGGGCCAACGGCGCCCCCGTCGAGGTCGACTGGATCGCGGGCGGCCACGACGGGGGAGACCTGGAGACCGACCGGGTCCAGGGGCGGATGCGGAACTGGTTCGACCACTACCTCAAGGGCGAGACGGCGACCGGCACCGGGCCCGCCTTCCGGATCACCCGCACCGGAGGCGTCGACTCCACCGACGGCAGCACCCGCAGCCGGGGCGCCACCGCCGAGACCTACCCCGGCCTGCGCGGCGACCCGCGCACGATCCCCCTCGGCGGCCGCGAGCAGCGCGTCACCAACCCGGCCGGCGCCAGCCCGCCCTCCGTCTCCGCCCTGCCCGGCCTCGGCGGCCTCGGCGGACTCGCCCAGCTCTCCGCCCTCGGCACCGGCGTCTCCCTCGACTTCCCCGGCCAGTACGCCAAGTTCGACGCGAGGCCCCAGCGCACCGCCCTCCGCGTCACCGGCTCCCCGACCGCCCGCGTCCACGTCAAGGCGACCACCGACGACGCGGTCCTCTTCGCCAAGCTCTACGACGTCGGCCCCAGCGGCAGCCAGGTGCTCCCCGGCCAGCTCGTCACCCCGCTGCGGATCACCGGTGCCAGGTCCGGCAAGGACGTCACGGTCACCCTCCCGCCCATCGACCACGAGGTGCAGCAGGGTCACCGGCTCCGCCTGGTCCTGGCCTCCACCGACCTCGGCTACGCCTCCCCGACCACCCCGGCGACCTACACGGTCTCCCTCAAGGGCCCGTTGAGCGTGCCCACGGCACCCGCCGTCACCACCGCGGCCACCCCGCTGCCCGCCTGGGTGTGGTGGCTGCCCCTCGCGGGCGCCGCCGCGGCCCTGGCCCTCCTCCTCACCGCCCGCCGCCGCACCACCGCCCCGGCCCCCGATCCCGAGCTGGCCGAAGTGCCGCTCGTCATCACCGACTTGAGCAAGCGCTACGCCCGCTCGGCCGACCGGTACGCCGTCCGCGACCTCTCCTTCCGCGTGGAGAAGGGCCAGGTGCTCGGCCTGCTCGGCCCCAACGGCGCGGGCAAGACCACCACCCTGCGCATGCTGATGGGCCTGATCCGCCCCGACGGCGGCGAGATCCGCGTCTTCGGCCACGCCATCCGCCCCGGCGCACCCGTCCTCTCCCGCGTCGGCGCCTTCGTGGAGGGCGCCGGCTTCCTGCCCCACCTCACCGGCCGGGAGAACCTGGAGCTGTACTGGCGGGCCACCGGCCGCCCGCCCGAGGACGCCCACCTGGACGAGGCCCTGAAGATCGCCGGACTCGGCGACGCCCTGGCCCGCGCGGTACGCACCTACTCCCAGGGCATGCGCCAACGCCTGGCCATCGCCCAGGCCATGCTGGGCCTGCCCGACCTGCTGATCCTGGACGAGCCCACCAACGGCCTCGACCCGCCCCAGATCCGCGAGATGCGCGAGGTGCTGATCCGCTACGCGGCCGCCGGACGCACGGTCATCGTCTCCAGCCACCTCCTGGCCGAGGTCGAGCAGTCCTGCACCCACCTGGTCGTCATGGACCGGGGCCGGCTGGTCGAGGCGGGCCCGGTCCGGGACATCGTCGGCTCCGGCGACACCCTGCTCGTCGGCACCGGCACCCCCGTCGCCGAGCCGGTGGTGGAGAAGGTGGCCGCGCTGCCCGGCGTCGCCTCCGCCGTACGCGCCGAGGACGGGCTGCTGATCCGTCTCGGACCCGGCGGCAGCGCGGGCGAACTGGTCGTGGACCTGGTCCGGCTGGAGGTGCCCGTGGTCTCGGTCGGTCCGCACCGGCGTCTGGAGGACGCCTTCCTCACCCTGATCGGAGGCTCCGCGTGA
- a CDS encoding rodlin, with product MIKKVLAAAAVAASVAGVSAAAAAPALAIGNDTGTTSFSGNGASQAFGNSATYGNMSPQMALIQGSLNKPCIGLPAKVNAQSLVGLLNVGVQDIPILSSPQNQQCVENSTQAKGDEPLSHILDDISALSGNGAGNN from the coding sequence GTGATCAAGAAGGTTCTGGCCGCCGCCGCGGTCGCCGCGTCCGTCGCCGGTGTGTCCGCCGCCGCCGCGGCGCCGGCCCTGGCCATCGGCAACGACACCGGCACCACGTCGTTCAGCGGCAACGGCGCCTCCCAGGCGTTCGGCAACTCCGCCACCTACGGCAACATGAGCCCGCAGATGGCGCTCATCCAGGGCTCGCTGAACAAGCCCTGCATCGGCCTGCCCGCGAAGGTCAACGCGCAGTCCCTGGTGGGTCTGCTCAACGTCGGCGTGCAGGACATCCCGATCCTGTCCTCCCCGCAGAACCAGCAGTGCGTCGAGAACTCGACCCAGGCCAAGGGCGACGAGCCGCTGTCGCACATCCTGGACGACATCTCCGCGCTGTCCGGCAACGGCGCCGGCAACAACTGA